Below is a genomic region from bacterium.
GCTCTTCCGATAAACGCGCCTCTTCTAGACGGCGTTCGGCGAAATTCATTTCGAGTAGTATGCGAGCTTCTTCATCCGGAGCAGTTAATAGCTGCAACTCTTCTACTTGTCTCTTTACTCCGTAAAGCTTATCACCTGGCTGCGCGTCTGCGGAAGCCGCTGTGGAGCCGGCTATGAATATCAGCAGTACCAAGGGCACCATCACATAGGGCATCATAAAGAAGCGCTTGAGCTTTTCCAGAAAGGAATCGTTTTTCTTTGCAGGCTCGTCGGTGGTCTGCGCGCCCAAGTTAGAAAAGATCTTATCCTTTACTCTCAGCTTTGCAGATTCGGAAAGCATGTTCTGCTCGCTCCGGGTTATCTTCTTATAAAAGTTTTTTAAATCGTTGTTCATTGCTTTAATTATTCTCACTATATATTGTTTGAGGGGACTGATACAAGCTGCTCCTTATAAAGTTTTTGGAGCTGTTTCACTGCGCGATGTTGCCACACTCTGACAGTAATACTCTCTCGTCCCAAAATTCGAGCTGTTTCGGCCACGGAAAAATCCTGGAAGAATCTTAACTCTATTACTTCCTTAAAATGGGGAGGTAATTTATCCACCGTTTCGCGGACAATGTATTTTTCAAGTCCTCGGCTCGCATTAGCGGCAGGGTCATCTTCACCTGCGATGTCGCGGGCTTCATCGATCGAGACGGCTTTCGGTTCGCGATAGATTTTGCGGTAATAATCATTGATCGTGTTCGTCGCGACTTTATAAAGCCACGCCGAAAAATTAAGGTCCTTCAGATCCAAGCTCTTACAGCCTTTCCAGGCTTTCAAGAATACATCTTGCAAGATATCCTCGGCTTGTTCGACATTGCCGGAAACCTTGATGCGTATAAAAGCGTAGATGCGCTGAGCAAATTCGTCGTAGAGGGCCGAAAATGCGGCCTGATCGCCCGACTGAGTCTGCCTGACAAGTTCTATTATTCTCTCTTGGTCAGAGTTCATACTTCAGCAATATTTTAATCGTTATATAGATGAAAATGTTTCATACTTTATTTTAGCATTTTAAAAAATATATAAAACATAGGAAAAGGTACTTATAAAAAACCCCTTTATATTAAAAGGATTTTTGCCAAAAAAATCAACATTTATGAAACATCGCTACCTATCTAAACGATGTATCTGGCACGAGGGATGGAATAATAAAAAATATTAAGAAAATAAAGCAAGAAAGGAATTTTATGTTTAAGAAAACATTTGCTTCTCTTATTGCCGTCGCAGCTATGGTTGTGCTGGTGACTCCTTCACTGGCCTTGGCCCACGGTGATAAAAACCGTGATCGCGGCGACAATGATCGCAATCGCAATCGTGCCGAAGTTCGTGCACAAAATACAAACCAGTTTGGAGTCCGTGTCTTTGACAATAATCAAAAGAACGGCAACCACGATAAAAAGCGAGGGGATCATAACAAGCGGGGTAACGGTCTAATGCTTGGCCTGCTCTATGCAGGCACAGTTACAGCAGAGTCTAGCACCGGGTTTACTATCAAAACTCGTGACGACTCATCCTTCACCGTAAATGCTACTGGAGCAACAGTAATCGAGATTCCGCGAACTACCCGCGCCTTAGCCGACATTGATGTAAACGACAGAGTCTTCATTACAGGTACAAAGTCTGGCAGTACCATTACGGCAAGCGTAATCTACTTTATGCCGGAGAATATTAAACCGGCAACAGCCAAGGGTACAGTAACTACAGTCAGCGCTGCTGCTAACGGCGGTGCAACCGTGACCGTGGAAAATAAAGATGGTCAGACTGCAACTGTAAACATTACCGAAGATACACAGATTAAAACTGCCGATAATGAGGCAGGAGCAGTATCCGACGTTCAAGTCGGAACCAAAGTAAAACTCTTTGGTCTTTGGGATAGCGTCTTAAATGTCTTCAATGCCATTAAAGTACGCATCATCTAAAAGTCGATTCTAGAGGTACCGAAAAGCCCCATGTTGTATTGGGGCTTTCGGTGCGATTATTCGTCGTCGCTGGTATATTTTTTAGAAATATAGAATGGGCTGCTGTTGGAGGAAATTTTCTTGAGCGAAGCTGGGGCCGGTTTACGGCCGCGTTCATACTCTGAATATTTCTTCCTCTTTCCAAAATCTCGCTTGTTTCGTTTGTCAGATGCTGACCGCGTTGGTCGGTTAGCTGATTGTCCACTTGGTTGGTATCCAGATGGACGACCAGCTGATCGGCCTGCGCGGTTATTATTTTGTCTGGTAAAAGTCGGTCTCGAATCGCTCTCGCCTTTTTGAAGATTTTCTAGTGCAGGGGTCTTGGATACGGGCAAGGTTTTGCGGATCAATCGTTCTATGGTGGTAACATCTCGGCGTTGATCATGGGTCGCAAAAGAAATGGCGTGTCCGGTGGACTTGGCTCGGCCAGTGCGTCCTATACGATGAACATAATCTTCGGCATGATCAGGCAGGTCGTAATTTACTACTAACTGAATACCAGTAACGTCAATACCCCGGGCTGCGATGTCGGTTGCTACTAAAACTCTGTATTTGCCCAATTTGAATCCATTTAGAGCATCGAGTCTCTGGTTAAGAGATCTGTCGGAATGAATTTCCGTTGCAGTCACATGGTAGTTGCGAATGTCTCTAGCAATTTTCTTTGCCCCGTGCTTTGTGCGGGAAAAGACTAGAACGCTGCCGTTATATTGGTCCAAAATTTTCTTTAGCATCGGGCCTTTGTCTTTGCGTTCTAAGAAAAAGATTTCTTGAGATACAGAATTAACAGCGCTGCCGGCTGGGGCTACTTCTACGCGCAGCGGCATCATCATATATGAGTTCGCAATCTTAACAATGCTGTCCGGCATGGTTGCAGAGAAGAGCAGTGTTTGGCGCTTTTTAGGGATGGTCTCTAAAATCTTTTTGATTTGAGGAGCGAATCCCATGTCGAGCATGCGGTCTGCTTCGTCCAAAACTAGAATATCAGTAGAAGAAAGATTTACTGTTTTCTGTTCAATGTGGTCGATCAAGCGCCCTGGGGTAGCAATAATGATATGCGGACGGGCTTTTAACGCGCGCAGCTGACGGCCCATTGCCTCGCCGCCAATGAGAATGGCTGTTTTCAATCCTAATGGCCCGCCAATCTTTTTAAGTGAATCATTTACCTGAAGTGCTAGTTCTCGAGTAGGTAAAACAACTAAGCCGCGGCTTTTGCCGCCGCTTTGGGCCAGGCGCTGGATCATAGGAATGCCGAAGGCAAAAGTCTTCCCTGTTCCGGTCTGAGCGATTCCCATCAAGTCTTTGCCGGTTATAGCAGAGGGGATGGATTGCATTTGAATCGGGGTTGGGGTAACTATTTTATTGTTGCGCAGTATATCGAGCAGCTTGGGTGCTATGCCGAGATTATCGAATCCATTGCTATTTGTGGTTTGTAACATACAGCTATTATAGCAAGGATAAGGTATAATGGCACTATACTACTTGCTTTGTGAAGTTGTTCATGGTAAGCTTGGTAGTCAATTTGAAGGAGGGTTATGACTGAACAAAAGACTAAAATCGATTTGCTCATAGAGCAATTGCAAAAGAATGATTTCGATCCGGATCCGGAAATCTCCCCCCAGCTGGCCGAGATTATCCAATATTTTATAGTGGTGGAATCTCTGGTGCCGGTAAGCTATGCACCACAGTTGAGGTTCATGCCTCCGTACATGTATCCGAAGCTGCGAAAGTTTATCGATATATGGGAAATGGAAGAAGCTAAGCATGGCGAAGTGCTGAGGTTGTATCTGCAAAAACACGACTATTACGTCCCGCCTGTTAGCAAAAAAAATCTCACTTGGAGTTACCTGTATGGTTTTATCGGCACAATTTTGCTGGCATGGCCGTTATGGTTTATTTCTGTAGGGGTTTATCTGGTTATTGGCGGCGCTAATGAAGCTACTACCTCGGCCGGCTACTGGGCCCTGATGAAGAGAGTGGAGAATTACCCTTTACTTCGACAAATTATCGCGGCTATTCAGGCAGAAGAAGTTCGGCATCTGGATTTTTACACCAAAACTGCGCCCAGCTTTTTGGGTACGGGTTTGCGTCGTCGCTTGGCAGAGTACGCGCTTAAAAAAAATTGGAAGCCGATTGGCTCCCGTCACGGTGACAGTGCCAAGCTCGTCAACTTGCTTCTTGGTCCAGACACTGAGCTTAGTTTTTATACTAGGCTGCGCTCATATCTGGCTCGGGTAGATGTCTCAATGCCGAATGTAAGCGACTTCGTTGTTGATGCAATTCAAAAGCTCAAATCTGATCCATCAGAAACTATATAAACGGTTCTATTAGAACCGTTTTTTATTTTGAAAAGCTGTAACTTTTGCACTTGTGCCCCGATATATATAGTGGCGCTAATTATGCGCTTTTTGGTAACGATTATTTATAGAATTTAGTTAAACAATTTCCAACCCGGGAAAAGTTTGGTAAATTTAAATCTAAAGGATCAATTTTTATGAAATTCAAACAAATACTCAATATATGTTTATTGGTAGTGGTGGCTCTGGGATTTACTATCGGCGCCAGTGTCCAGACTGCCCGAGCGCAAGTTACTGTTTTTCGAACTATAGTGTTCCCGGTAATTGGGGCAGTTAGCTACTATGACGATTTCGGTGCACCGCGCAGCGGAGGCCGAAGCCATGAGGGTAATGACCTGATGGGTAAAAAGATGCTCCCTTTGGTGGCGGCTGTAGATGGAACTGTCACGAATGTCAATTATCCGGAAGCTGACTGGGGATACGCGGTGACCATTCGTGATAGCGATGGTTATACTTATCATTACTTGCACATCAATAATGACAATCCAGGCACCGACGATGGTAAGGGTGACGGGAAGAACGCTTATGCGCCCGACATTCAAGAAGGAAATAAAGTAGTAAAGGGGCAGCTCATTGGTTATATGGGTGACAGTGGTAATGCCGAAACCACTACAGCTCACCTTCACTTTGAGATCCGCGCCCCTGGCCGCGAACCTTTTAGCCCTTATGAGAGCCTAAAGGCGGCAACCAAAATTACCACCCCTGTAACTAATTATCCCGCCCAGCAAAACGAAATTTTACCCTACGAAAGCTTTAAAGGCGGAGCTAATATCGCTACCGGGAATATAGATAGCGATAGTGATTTGGAAATAGCAACCGGCGCCGGTGCAACCGGTGGCCCTCTCGTTAAGCTTTTTGACAAAGACGGCACAGCTAAAGGCGCATGGTATGCCTACGGAGAAACTTTCCGCGGTGGCGTTGATGTTGCCATGGGCGATGTAGATAAAGATGGACAGGTTGAGGTTATTACTGCGGCGGGTCCTGGCGGCGGACCTCACATTAGAATATTTAAAGCCAATGGAACTGTGTTAAAAGAGTTTTTTGCTTACGATACTAAATTCCGCGGTGGCGTACATGTTGCCAGTGCAGATGTAAACAATGATGGCGCTGCAGATATTATTACTGGAGCAGGTCCTGGCGGCGGACCTCATGTAAAAGTTTTCTCGGGGGCAGACCTGACTTTAATTAAAGAATTTTTGGCCTATGACGGAAAGTTTCGCGGAGGGGTAGATGTAGCAGCTGCTAAAACTGCCAGCAATACCGGAGCGGTCATTACCAGCCCATTAGCCGGTGGCGGCCCACATATTAAGATTTTCAATATTGATGGTACCGTGGCGCGGGAATTCTTTGCTTACGACGGCAACTTTAATCTTGGAGTTAGGGTTAGCGCTGGGACATTAGGTTCATCCGGTATCCGTTTAGCCGTTGTACCTGCCACTGGAGGCGGCCCACATATGAAAACATTTAACATTAGCGACGGAGTGGTTCAAAATAGCGGCTTATACGGTTTCGAATCCTGGTGGCGCGGCGGTTATGATGTAGCGTTCTTGGATAGCCGAATGCTAATGAGCGCAATGGATGGACGCAGGGCTAGCTTGAGGTCTATTAATTTATCTTCCTCATCCGGCGGTAGTGGATCCGGAGGTAGTGGCTCCGGTGGCTCTGGCAGCGGCGGTTCCGGCGGGGGATGGTGGTGGAACAACTAAATAACTTAAAACCGGCTTGCGAGCCGGTTTTTTGAAATTGCAAAGCGTTTAATGCAGGCGGATATGGTCTGTGTAATATTTCATATCGGCATCAGTTTTTTTGTGAGGGTTAAAGATATTTAACGGATCGTAAATCTGCTTTACTTCTTTGAATACTTCATAAATTTTAGATCCAAACATGTGCTCTAAGAACGGACCGCGTACTAACCCGTCGTTGTGCTCTGCCGTCATAGATCCCTTATACTTGAGAACCAGGTCGAATACTTCGTTGCTAAACCAGACTAATTGTTTGCGATGCTCAGGTATAGAAAGGTCTACCAGCGGGACGATATGGAAATTAGCATCGCCCGCATGGCCAGCTAAAGTCGAAATAAAGTCTGGATATTTGGCCATAATAGCGTCCAGTTGGGGAATGAAGGTTGGTAATTGCTCTGGATGCACGACAATATCTTCGATAAATGGCGCGCTTATTTTGCGGGCATTATGCTTGCGCAGCAAATTATAGCTCTCGCGCCGGATCCCCCAATACTTCTGGGATTCTTCAAAATTGGTGCTCAGGCGGGCATGAAGATTGAAATGTTGGTCTATGTTATGCGCTGCCTCTTGTGCTTTGCGATCGGCTTCTTCCTGAGTGCTGCCGGTGAACTCTGCCAACAAAACTAGTTTTGGCAAATCGCCTTTAATCCAAAGCCATAGGTCTGGCAAGAATTGCCTAATGAGTTTCCAGGTAGAACCTTTCATGCGACGGATAATTTCGGGCCAGTATTTAATTGCCAGCTTAAAGGTATGGTCGTCGAACATTTCAAAGCTCTCCGGACCCAGATCGTTTACATGGTTGATGATCTCGCCAAGCAGTTTAAGTTCGTGCAAATAAAACACTACTAATTGCCGGCCTCGCTCCAAAGGCACCAGTTTCCACTTGATGTTAGTAATAATGCCCAGCGTGCCCTGTGATCCGACAAACAATTTTGTGAGGTCGAAAGTTTTGCCGTCCCACACATCCCAAAGGAGGTATCCTGAGGAATTTTTGGAGGTAGTGGGCTTTGCATCCTCTATAGCGCGGTAGTTATCCTGAATGAGCTGATAGGTTTTGCGGTACAATTCGCCTTCAAAATTTTGCTGAGCCATTTTTGCTTGTAGCTCAGCTTCGCTTAAAGGCTTTATATGATATTCGTTGCCGTCTGCCAAGACCACATCTAGCTCCGCTACATAATTAGCGGCTTGGCCGTATTTAAAAGTTTTCTCACCGCCGCAGTTATTGCCGACCATGCCGCCAACAGCGCACCAGGCTTTAGAGACAGGGTAGGCTGGCATGATCACATTTTTTGCAATTAGCTTTGGTTCCAGATCGGCGAATTTTACACCCGGTTGCGTTTCGACCGATTGTTCGGACAAATTCGCGATTTTATTTAGGTGCTCGGCAACGTCAATGATAATGGAATCATTAATGCTGCCACCGGTCATGTCGGTGCCGCCGGCTCGCACAGTTAAGGAAATCTCGGGGGAGTGAGGCTTTGAGGAGGCCGCGAATCTTACCAAAGTTTTAATGTCTTCGCTGTCCAGCGGGGATACCACTACTTGCGGGTGAATTTCAAAAATACTCGCATCGCGAGAATATTTTTCTAAATCTGCTTCTTCGGTTGTTATTTTGCCTTTAAACTTTTGTTTCAAGACGGCCAGATCATAAGATCGTTCCATACTTCTATTATATCAATAAAACGCAATAAAAAAAGAGCGAACCATTCGCTCTTAGCCTTCTTGTTCCTGATTCTGCTTGGCGGCCCATTCCATAAGTTGTCGGAGCAATTCCTCCGGTGATACGCCCAAAGTATAGGCGAGCTTAAGCCCGTTGATTATCAGCTGTTTGGGAGCTTGTCTAATCCTGTTTCCTAAAAAATTTCCCGAATGTTCCGTGTCTTCCACGACTGCAGCCAATTCGCTGTTGGCCTTTACGATGTCTCCTGCAATTTTGGAAACATGGAGGAGGACGTGCCGGGTTTCAAAATTGACCCGGTCATCAATACTGTCGCCAATAACCTGGCTGTAATTTTCGGGTTTGAATTCCCAATTTTCATTAACCAAATCATAAACGGCCGAAAAACTCACTGCATCGGATGTTGTATTCATTATAGCCTCCTCAATCTTTGCCTCTAGTCTAGCCTGTTTATGCCTTGATGTCTAATGATTGTCATTTTGTCAGTATTGGTTGACAAAATCGGTAAATATGATATAATTGATAACAAGTTAATACTTGCGGTGGGAAAGTATTTTTTTATTTCCCGAATATTTATTTTAGAGTTGATATGGCGCCTAAGCATTTAAAAACCAAGAGCCCGTTAACTATTGGAGAAAAGTTTACCCAATGGGTCGGGTCACCAACTTCTATAGCTGTACACACTGTGTTGTTTGCGGCGGCTTTTGCGTTTGTGTTATTTGGTGTAGATTTAAACACTGTGTTGTTAATTTTAACAACCGCTGTTTCCTTAGAAGCAATCTATTTAGCTTTGTTCATTCAGATGTCTGTTAACAAGAATACTCAGAGCTTGGCGGATGTAGAAGAAGATATCGAAGAGATCGCGGAAGACGTAGAAGAGATCGAAAAGGATATTGATGAAATCCAGGAAGACGTGGAAGAAATGCAAGAAGATGTAGAGGGGATCGAAAAGGATATTGATGAGATTCAGGAGGACGTAGAAGAGATCGAAAAAGATGATGAAGAAGATGATCTCCATGATGCGGCTACCATGAAGACGTTAACCGAACTGCAAGGCCATGTCCAAAAGATCATGGAAGAAATTCAGAATTTAAAAGAGCAAAAGAAATAAAAAAGCCCGGAAACTATTTCCGGGTTTTGTTTAATTTTCCGCGCCGTCGGCAGCTTATTCAGAGATTTTGCTGACCAGCGATATCTCGCCAATGGTTTTTTCTGGGTTGTTATCCTTTTTTGTCATTACTGCTACGGCATTGTTAGAGCCCAAAGGGTAGACGCAACCGCCAGATATGCCACTTTCTATATAAATTGTAAAAGCTTTTTTAGCACCCATCTTGTAGTTGCCATCCTCATTCTTTACGTCGGTGTTGATGATTTTGCCGGGCTGGACCAGGGCTCTGGTGCTGCCTGGACTGCCAACTATTACAATATCATCGCCGATTTTGAATTCGTAAGGGTCTAAGACGTACTTCTTTGCATCGAACTTTTCCTTAGTCGTAAGGATCGCATAATCTTGTTCAGTTTTGCTGTGCCAGGCTAGTTTAGCAGGCGTCTCATTGACGTAAATCTGTTCTTCATCTAGCCATGGTCCCATCACGCCATGAAAGGCTGTTAAAAATACTCCAGGCTCGATCTCGCATCCGGAACTTTGGTATTTGCCGGCTTTTACTTCGACGTGCTTTTTCTTGTATTGCTTTATATCCTGCTCGGGAATATCGGCAAGAGCTATTTTCGGAGGCTGAGTGAGATAAAAAACTTCGGGAAAAAAAGATTTAATCCAAAAAAATGTCAATGTGCAAAAGAGCACACCGCCGAGGAATGTTAACGCGTATTTCATATTCAGCCTCCTTTTTTATTTCAGTGTATCATACGCAAAAAAGTTTGGCATAACTAGAGTAGGGGGTGATACAAAAAACGCGGCACGTTATGGCCGCGTTTTAACAACTATTTACTGGCAATTTGCTGCCGCCATAAAGCGGAGTAAAGGCCATTCCTTTTAAGCAGCTCGTCATGAGTGCCTTGTTCAACTAATTGACCCTTTTCCAACACATAAATTGTGTCAGCATGAATAACTGTAGAAAGACGATGAGCGATAAGTATGCGTATCAAATGAGGGTGGGTCTTTTCTATTTCTTTAATGGTCGTGGTGATTGATTCTTCGGTTATGGAATCGAGGCTCGAGGTTGCTTCGTCAAAGATCAAAATATCCGGGTTTCGCAGTAAAGCCCGGGCAATCGCTAAGCGTTGCTTTTCTCCGCCAGAAAGCTTTAGTCCGCCTTCGCCGATCTTAGTATCTAAGCCTTTTTCACCACGCTCTATTAAACTAGTGGCGCTAGCTGCCTTAAGTGCGTCTATTGCTTCGATGTCTGTAGCGTCGGGGCGAACGAACAAGAGATTTTCACGAATAGTGCCGGCAAACAACTGTGTTTCCTGGGCTACCAGGCCAATACGATTGCGTAGGGCGATAAGGTCGATTTCTTCGCCGGAGATATCGTTGAATTTAACTTTACCGGCGGTAGGGTGGTACAGTCCAACGATTAATTTAACCGTAGTGCTTTTGCCGCTGCCGCTTGGCCCTACAAATGCAACGGTTTTTCCGGCTTCGATATTAAGGTCAATGTTTTGCAGCGCGTCGTCAGTTCCCGACTGGTAACCGAAAGAAACTTTTTCGAAGGAAATAGATTTTATATCTGTGATCGGTTTTGGATTAGAAGCATGCTTCTCTCTGTTTTGTTTTAGAATTTCATCAAGCTTTTCTAGACTGGCTCTGGTTTCTTGGTAGCTGGTGGAAACATCGCCAAGCATGGATAATGGATTGAAAATGAAGAAGGAGTAGAATAGCAAGCTAAAGAATTCACCTAAAGTAATTTGGCGGGTATATATCAGCCAAAGCATTAGCAGCATGATGCCCATGCGCATCGCGTTGATTAATGTTCCCTGGATAAAGCTGTAGGCGCGGATCAGGCGCACCTTTTTGAGCTCTAAAGCAAGTATCTTTTCGTTGGTTTTGTTGAGACGGTTAATTTCTTGCTGTTCCAGGCCAAGACTTTTTACTAATTCCACATTGCGTAGGGTTTCTGTCGTGCTTCCGGCTAAAGCCTGGGTCTCTGTTACTATCTCTGTCTGGGCCGTTTTGATTCTTCCGGTAATCCAGAAAGTAATAATCCCAAGTGCTGGCATGGTGAGGAGATAAACCAACCCGATGCTCCAGTGGACGATGAAGGCATAAATCAATACAAACACCACACCGACGAGGGTAAAGAACAGAATATTGATAGACAAGCCAATGAGCTTTTGCGCGTCGTTGCGAGCAGCCTGCAGTTTGGATAAAAATTCGCCGCTGCGCTGGTCCTCGAATACCGCGAAAGGTAGCGAGAAGGAGTGGGTAACGCTGTCATTGTACATGCGCGCGCCCAGTCTTTGTGTAATTACGTTGGTGTAGTAGTCTTGAAAGCTTTTTGCAACTCGCGAGACGAAAGCCACTCCCATTGTGGCAAGCAGTAAAAGACCGACTCCCTCTAAATATTCTCGTGCAGTTAGTTCTGCAAACCGGTTGGCATAACGGTCGATTAAGATTCGGAAGATTTGCGGATCTAGTAGGGAAAAAATCTGATTGATGGCGGCCAGAAAAAGCGCGCCAGCAACCAAGCCTTTATAATTTTTCAAATAATTTATAAGTAGCTTCATAGTGTAAGTATTGACAGATTTAATTT
It encodes:
- a CDS encoding VCBS repeat domain-containing M23 family metallopeptidase, which translates into the protein MKFKQILNICLLVVVALGFTIGASVQTARAQVTVFRTIVFPVIGAVSYYDDFGAPRSGGRSHEGNDLMGKKMLPLVAAVDGTVTNVNYPEADWGYAVTIRDSDGYTYHYLHINNDNPGTDDGKGDGKNAYAPDIQEGNKVVKGQLIGYMGDSGNAETTTAHLHFEIRAPGREPFSPYESLKAATKITTPVTNYPAQQNEILPYESFKGGANIATGNIDSDSDLEIATGAGATGGPLVKLFDKDGTAKGAWYAYGETFRGGVDVAMGDVDKDGQVEVITAAGPGGGPHIRIFKANGTVLKEFFAYDTKFRGGVHVASADVNNDGAADIITGAGPGGGPHVKVFSGADLTLIKEFLAYDGKFRGGVDVAAAKTASNTGAVITSPLAGGGPHIKIFNIDGTVAREFFAYDGNFNLGVRVSAGTLGSSGIRLAVVPATGGGPHMKTFNISDGVVQNSGLYGFESWWRGGYDVAFLDSRMLMSAMDGRRASLRSINLSSSSGGSGSGGSGSGGSGSGGSGGGWWWNN
- a CDS encoding DEAD/DEAH box helicase; amino-acid sequence: MLQTTNSNGFDNLGIAPKLLDILRNNKIVTPTPIQMQSIPSAITGKDLMGIAQTGTGKTFAFGIPMIQRLAQSGGKSRGLVVLPTRELALQVNDSLKKIGGPLGLKTAILIGGEAMGRQLRALKARPHIIIATPGRLIDHIEQKTVNLSSTDILVLDEADRMLDMGFAPQIKKILETIPKKRQTLLFSATMPDSIVKIANSYMMMPLRVEVAPAGSAVNSVSQEIFFLERKDKGPMLKKILDQYNGSVLVFSRTKHGAKKIARDIRNYHVTATEIHSDRSLNQRLDALNGFKLGKYRVLVATDIAARGIDVTGIQLVVNYDLPDHAEDYVHRIGRTGRAKSTGHAISFATHDQRRDVTTIERLIRKTLPVSKTPALENLQKGESDSRPTFTRQNNNRAGRSAGRPSGYQPSGQSANRPTRSASDKRNKRDFGKRKKYSEYERGRKPAPASLKKISSNSSPFYISKKYTSDDE
- a CDS encoding FAD-binding oxidoreductase — its product is MERSYDLAVLKQKFKGKITTEEADLEKYSRDASIFEIHPQVVVSPLDSEDIKTLVRFAASSKPHSPEISLTVRAGGTDMTGGSINDSIIIDVAEHLNKIANLSEQSVETQPGVKFADLEPKLIAKNVIMPAYPVSKAWCAVGGMVGNNCGGEKTFKYGQAANYVAELDVVLADGNEYHIKPLSEAELQAKMAQQNFEGELYRKTYQLIQDNYRAIEDAKPTTSKNSSGYLLWDVWDGKTFDLTKLFVGSQGTLGIITNIKWKLVPLERGRQLVVFYLHELKLLGEIINHVNDLGPESFEMFDDHTFKLAIKYWPEIIRRMKGSTWKLIRQFLPDLWLWIKGDLPKLVLLAEFTGSTQEEADRKAQEAAHNIDQHFNLHARLSTNFEESQKYWGIRRESYNLLRKHNARKISAPFIEDIVVHPEQLPTFIPQLDAIMAKYPDFISTLAGHAGDANFHIVPLVDLSIPEHRKQLVWFSNEVFDLVLKYKGSMTAEHNDGLVRGPFLEHMFGSKIYEVFKEVKQIYDPLNIFNPHKKTDADMKYYTDHIRLH
- a CDS encoding DUF677 domain-containing protein, whose product is MAPKHLKTKSPLTIGEKFTQWVGSPTSIAVHTVLFAAAFAFVLFGVDLNTVLLILTTAVSLEAIYLALFIQMSVNKNTQSLADVEEDIEEIAEDVEEIEKDIDEIQEDVEEMQEDVEGIEKDIDEIQEDVEEIEKDDEEDDLHDAATMKTLTELQGHVQKIMEEIQNLKEQKK
- a CDS encoding sigma-70 family RNA polymerase sigma factor; this encodes MNSDQERIIELVRQTQSGDQAAFSALYDEFAQRIYAFIRIKVSGNVEQAEDILQDVFLKAWKGCKSLDLKDLNFSAWLYKVATNTINDYYRKIYREPKAVSIDEARDIAGEDDPAANASRGLEKYIVRETVDKLPPHFKEVIELRFFQDFSVAETARILGRESITVRVWQHRAVKQLQKLYKEQLVSVPSNNI
- a CDS encoding ABC transporter ATP-binding protein, which produces MKLLINYLKNYKGLVAGALFLAAINQIFSLLDPQIFRILIDRYANRFAELTAREYLEGVGLLLLATMGVAFVSRVAKSFQDYYTNVITQRLGARMYNDSVTHSFSLPFAVFEDQRSGEFLSKLQAARNDAQKLIGLSINILFFTLVGVVFVLIYAFIVHWSIGLVYLLTMPALGIITFWITGRIKTAQTEIVTETQALAGSTTETLRNVELVKSLGLEQQEINRLNKTNEKILALELKKVRLIRAYSFIQGTLINAMRMGIMLLMLWLIYTRQITLGEFFSLLFYSFFIFNPLSMLGDVSTSYQETRASLEKLDEILKQNREKHASNPKPITDIKSISFEKVSFGYQSGTDDALQNIDLNIEAGKTVAFVGPSGSGKSTTVKLIVGLYHPTAGKVKFNDISGEEIDLIALRNRIGLVAQETQLFAGTIRENLLFVRPDATDIEAIDALKAASATSLIERGEKGLDTKIGEGGLKLSGGEKQRLAIARALLRNPDILIFDEATSSLDSITEESITTTIKEIEKTHPHLIRILIAHRLSTVIHADTIYVLEKGQLVEQGTHDELLKRNGLYSALWRQQIASK
- a CDS encoding ferritin-like domain-containing protein, which gives rise to MTEQKTKIDLLIEQLQKNDFDPDPEISPQLAEIIQYFIVVESLVPVSYAPQLRFMPPYMYPKLRKFIDIWEMEEAKHGEVLRLYLQKHDYYVPPVSKKNLTWSYLYGFIGTILLAWPLWFISVGVYLVIGGANEATTSAGYWALMKRVENYPLLRQIIAAIQAEEVRHLDFYTKTAPSFLGTGLRRRLAEYALKKNWKPIGSRHGDSAKLVNLLLGPDTELSFYTRLRSYLARVDVSMPNVSDFVVDAIQKLKSDPSETI